Proteins encoded in a region of the Calditrichota bacterium genome:
- a CDS encoding bifunctional (p)ppGpp synthetase/guanosine-3',5'-bis(diphosphate) 3'-pyrophosphohydrolase, translating into MIRAGSDPIRPTSNVYGLLNSETHKRRFAAEKSALLAGLKAYHRRMNSDLVARAFDFAVQAHQDQKRQSGEPYFVHPLVVANILVELRADYIAVAAGLLHDVVEDSSIALDDLREEFGPQVALLVDGVTKIGELRFQTWEEQQAESIRKMLLSMLKDLRVILIKFADRLHNMRTIDSLPPLPQKRIALETRDIYAPLASRLGVARIAREMEDLALRVLDRAEYDSILSRIAGSEEERATIIEEFIRPIRRELERIGITAEIDGRIKSVASIYDKIRKQGKRFDEILDLLAIRVIVGEKEECYRALGVLHDLFTPVTEHFTDYIALPKSNLYQSLHTKVRDGKGRIVEVQIRTAEMHAIAENGIAAHWKYKAGETKPDELDAQFTWIRSLMDMQQEATATGDFMESLKVDLFQDEIFVFTPKGKLIQLPRGATPVDFAFAIHSSIGLQTIGAKVGGRVVPLYSELESGDIIEILTSPGQRPNAEWLKFVRTARARNRIKRWFRETRYDESKRLGEELIAAELERFKLKSERNEIADIAISFGFKELSDFYAQVGSGVITLGQVMRKLVPRVATDKEGLISRIVHRAPGDSRVRVRSLDNLTLRLADCCSPLPGDPIIGFQIPGEGVRIHRTDCSRITELLEDERKVVTVSWDVEPDDRFTARIQIVADDRPNLLRDVTLVMAVLKVNITRVEFHMEDKLAIGTLEIDVRNLPHLTRLLGRLHRVRGILRVERLETKPVLDGSAVA; encoded by the coding sequence ATGATTCGCGCGGGGTCAGATCCGATACGACCTACCTCCAACGTCTATGGACTGTTGAATTCTGAAACGCACAAGCGTCGGTTTGCCGCCGAGAAGAGTGCGCTGCTTGCCGGGCTGAAAGCCTATCACCGGCGAATGAATAGCGACCTCGTTGCGCGCGCGTTCGATTTTGCAGTTCAGGCTCATCAGGATCAAAAGCGGCAATCGGGCGAGCCCTATTTCGTGCATCCTCTTGTGGTCGCTAATATCCTGGTGGAACTGCGCGCCGACTATATAGCCGTCGCTGCGGGTCTGTTGCACGACGTCGTCGAAGATTCGAGTATTGCGCTCGACGACCTGCGCGAAGAGTTCGGACCTCAGGTTGCGCTCCTTGTGGACGGCGTAACCAAAATCGGCGAACTGAGATTTCAGACCTGGGAGGAGCAGCAAGCCGAATCGATCCGCAAGATGCTTCTGTCGATGCTGAAGGACCTGCGGGTGATTCTAATTAAGTTCGCCGACCGGCTGCACAACATGCGGACCATCGACTCGCTCCCGCCGCTGCCGCAAAAGCGGATCGCGCTCGAGACGCGCGACATCTATGCACCGCTCGCCTCGCGGCTCGGCGTAGCTCGCATCGCCCGCGAAATGGAAGACCTCGCGCTAAGGGTGCTGGACCGGGCTGAATACGACTCGATACTGTCGCGCATCGCCGGATCGGAAGAAGAGCGGGCAACGATTATCGAGGAGTTCATCCGCCCGATCCGGCGGGAACTGGAACGGATTGGCATTACCGCCGAGATCGACGGCCGGATCAAGTCGGTGGCCAGTATCTACGATAAGATTCGCAAGCAGGGAAAACGGTTCGACGAAATCCTCGACCTCCTTGCGATCCGGGTGATTGTGGGTGAGAAGGAGGAGTGCTATCGCGCACTCGGAGTGCTCCACGACCTCTTCACGCCTGTTACCGAGCACTTCACGGACTACATCGCCTTGCCGAAGTCGAATCTTTACCAGTCGCTGCACACCAAAGTGCGGGACGGCAAGGGACGAATCGTCGAAGTGCAGATTAGAACTGCGGAGATGCACGCCATCGCCGAAAATGGCATCGCTGCGCACTGGAAGTATAAAGCCGGTGAGACAAAACCGGACGAACTCGACGCCCAGTTCACCTGGATTCGGTCGCTGATGGATATGCAGCAGGAGGCGACTGCGACTGGCGACTTTATGGAGTCGCTCAAGGTCGATCTCTTCCAGGATGAGATATTCGTCTTCACTCCCAAGGGGAAGTTGATTCAGTTGCCGCGGGGCGCCACCCCGGTCGATTTCGCGTTCGCAATTCACAGCAGCATCGGACTGCAAACCATCGGCGCCAAGGTGGGGGGGCGCGTTGTGCCGCTCTATAGCGAACTCGAGTCGGGCGATATCATCGAGATCCTCACCTCGCCGGGACAGCGACCGAATGCCGAGTGGTTGAAATTTGTCCGGACGGCGCGCGCCCGGAACCGGATCAAGCGGTGGTTTCGCGAGACGCGCTACGACGAATCCAAACGGCTGGGCGAGGAATTGATCGCGGCCGAACTGGAACGCTTCAAACTCAAGTCCGAGCGAAACGAAATCGCCGACATTGCAATCTCATTCGGCTTCAAGGAGTTGTCCGACTTCTATGCGCAGGTCGGCTCGGGGGTGATTACGCTTGGCCAGGTGATGCGCAAACTGGTGCCCCGGGTCGCTACGGATAAGGAAGGTCTTATTAGCCGTATCGTCCACCGTGCACCTGGCGATTCGCGGGTTCGAGTCCGGTCGCTGGACAATCTGACCTTGCGCCTTGCCGATTGTTGCAGTCCGTTGCCCGGCGATCCGATCATCGGCTTTCAGATACCGGGCGAAGGGGTTCGCATCCATCGCACGGATTGCAGCCGCATCACCGAACTGCTCGAGGACGAGCGCAAAGTCGTCACGGTGTCGTGGGACGTCGAGCCGGACGACCGGTTCACAGCGCGGATTCAAATCGTTGCCGACGACCGTCCCAACCTCCTTAGAGATGTCACCCTTGTGATGGCAGTCCTGAAAGTGAACATCACGCGAGTCGAGTTCCATATGGAAGACAAACTGGCGATCGGCACGCTCGAGATCGACGTCCGCAATCTGCCTCATCTGACGCGCCTCCTTGGACGACTGCACCGGGTGCGCGGCATCCTGCGGGTCGAACGGCTCGAGACCAAGCCGGTGCTTGATGGGTCTGCGGTGGCATAA
- the nadD gene encoding nicotinate (nicotinamide) nucleotide adenylyltransferase, whose product MAGSGPRLIGLFGGSFDPPHMGHRLPVRVAAEELGLEKVIVMPAAAPPHKSAGPWAPPEARLRMTAAAFADDPLFETASDEIERGGISYTVLSLERLALQYPSPDFERFLLIGADLAGQFDTWRDPERIFELARVVVMVRRGSRDNVVVGPYRERMRFVATPQIDVSSSGIRSRVNAGLPIVPWVASAVADIIEREGLYR is encoded by the coding sequence GTGGCGGGCAGCGGACCGAGGTTGATCGGGCTTTTCGGCGGCAGTTTCGACCCGCCTCACATGGGGCATCGTCTGCCGGTTCGGGTTGCAGCCGAGGAACTGGGACTCGAGAAGGTGATCGTAATGCCGGCCGCAGCACCTCCGCATAAGTCCGCAGGGCCTTGGGCTCCACCCGAAGCACGCCTCCGGATGACCGCGGCCGCGTTCGCCGACGATCCGCTCTTCGAAACCGCCTCGGACGAGATCGAAAGGGGGGGAATCTCCTACACCGTTCTTAGCCTCGAACGACTGGCCCTTCAATATCCTTCACCGGACTTTGAACGCTTCCTTTTGATCGGAGCCGACCTGGCCGGTCAGTTCGATACCTGGCGCGATCCGGAGCGCATTTTCGAACTGGCAAGGGTTGTCGTGATGGTGCGAAGAGGCTCACGCGACAATGTCGTAGTCGGACCTTACCGGGAGCGTATGAGATTTGTTGCCACACCGCAGATCGATGTTTCGTCATCCGGGATTCGCAGCCGGGTGAATGCCGGATTGCCCATTGTGCCGTGGGTTGCCTCGGCCGTAGCCGATATTATCGAGCGCGAGGGTCTATATCGTTGA
- a CDS encoding cytochrome c biogenesis protein ResB: MKFAVWILVITAGLALFSLLLGEFLPPDASDNVLVQGFGLSDPFRSWWFRLSLGLLALSLMVCVIERTPVQFRLAFRRSLRTDPAQFLGAPNRYLGNVGKGFDPAALFRQMNLSIAAGDGKGYRAWVGSAGGLSRLGPLLSHIGMLLLILGGLAGSMTGYSTRVMGRAGDVVAMPEWGFAVRVDTFFIDYYPVGLNLWVEAADRRRGKVTALKSDSAYVEFSVMPGRQSALWLDRGSLRTDFAIFDGGRQMPYQGNIRSYVSDVTVLDGERELARRRVEVNSPLRHRSYRFYQSSFDVGAPRTTVDSVMVICRDAEIGEVVVPLKIGGGRVNLPGSSYQVEAERFLSDFRLDDKMQPFSASTELRNPAVRVRLYRGDADLGAGWAFRGMIGSMGGAALPVEFGLKKVVGLRSIPGGYTTIFDVHRDGGRPLVWAGFFIVTIGLILTYSMHHRQVWILEWTKPDGGLELHIAGQGHREEAHFERWIGGMIEPIGLKRQQF; this comes from the coding sequence ATGAAGTTTGCGGTTTGGATTCTGGTAATAACGGCGGGACTGGCGCTATTTTCGCTTCTATTGGGGGAGTTTCTCCCGCCCGATGCATCGGACAATGTGCTGGTGCAAGGCTTTGGACTGTCGGATCCGTTCCGGTCGTGGTGGTTCCGGCTATCGCTGGGGCTGTTGGCGCTTAGTCTGATGGTCTGTGTAATCGAGCGGACGCCGGTGCAATTTCGGCTGGCGTTTCGTCGTTCTCTGCGCACCGACCCGGCACAGTTCCTGGGGGCTCCGAATCGCTACCTGGGGAACGTTGGCAAGGGCTTCGATCCGGCCGCGCTGTTTAGACAAATGAATCTCTCGATTGCCGCCGGGGATGGGAAGGGCTACCGGGCCTGGGTCGGATCGGCAGGTGGCTTGTCGCGACTGGGGCCGCTCTTGTCGCACATCGGAATGCTGCTCCTTATCCTGGGGGGACTGGCGGGCAGTATGACCGGCTATTCGACCCGTGTGATGGGCCGGGCCGGCGACGTGGTGGCAATGCCGGAATGGGGCTTTGCGGTGCGGGTGGATACCTTCTTCATAGACTACTACCCGGTCGGTCTCAATTTATGGGTCGAAGCGGCTGACCGGCGGCGAGGGAAGGTAACCGCACTTAAGAGCGATTCGGCCTATGTCGAGTTCTCGGTCATGCCGGGTCGTCAGTCAGCGTTATGGCTTGACAGAGGAAGCCTCCGGACCGACTTTGCGATCTTCGATGGCGGGCGGCAAATGCCCTATCAGGGCAACATTCGCTCCTATGTGAGCGATGTGACGGTGCTCGACGGCGAACGCGAGTTGGCCCGTCGCCGCGTCGAAGTCAACAGCCCGCTTCGGCATCGCAGTTACCGCTTCTATCAGAGCAGTTTCGATGTCGGTGCGCCGCGCACGACGGTGGACTCGGTGATGGTGATCTGCCGTGACGCAGAGATCGGCGAAGTCGTGGTTCCGCTGAAGATCGGCGGGGGGCGAGTCAATCTTCCGGGAAGCAGTTATCAGGTTGAGGCTGAGCGCTTCCTGTCCGACTTCCGGCTCGACGACAAGATGCAGCCCTTCAGCGCATCGACCGAACTTCGCAATCCGGCGGTGCGGGTGCGGCTCTATCGGGGGGATGCCGATCTCGGCGCCGGTTGGGCGTTCCGGGGGATGATCGGATCTATGGGTGGTGCGGCATTGCCGGTCGAATTCGGCTTGAAAAAGGTCGTCGGTTTGCGCAGCATTCCGGGGGGATACACGACGATATTCGACGTCCATCGCGACGGCGGGAGGCCGCTGGTCTGGGCCGGATTCTTCATCGTTACCATCGGTCTGATCCTGACCTATTCGATGCACCACCGGCAGGTTTGGATACTCGAGTGGACGAAGCCCGACGGCGGTCTGGAATTGCACATTGCCGGGCAGGGGCATCGCGAGGAGGCTCACTTTGAGCGCTGGATTGGGGGAATGATAGAACCGATCGGGCTCAAGCGGCAGCAGTTTTAG
- a CDS encoding Gfo/Idh/MocA family oxidoreductase, whose amino-acid sequence MNRKNDTSSAEPSAQSKVIKQLRIGVIGAGGISQMAHIPNLLSEAGIDLVALCDSDPRRAAMVAEKFAIPVWFDQPDALFEHTHLDAVVIATPTITHPVLCRLALESGVDVLLEKPFARTVEEGRTIVESVERTGRLLMVAMNHRFRPDTVQLRRVVKRGELGAITMVRAGWLKRLGVWGRPYWFTDPRMAGGGVMFDLGLQMIDLALFLLDFPHATAIAGGSSSQTLELAVEDSASAYIRIGDDVPFLLEVSWANCDDHDKAYLWLSGTHGAAALSPLRIIRRQIDQTMKTNLPSFGDEVKLYRNSFKAELAHFLSCVRTRQQPLSTAAEAFEVLEVISRWQQVAGL is encoded by the coding sequence GTGAACCGGAAAAACGACACCTCATCGGCTGAACCGTCGGCTCAGTCCAAGGTCATCAAGCAACTGCGCATCGGTGTCATCGGTGCGGGCGGCATTTCGCAAATGGCGCATATACCGAACCTGCTGAGCGAAGCCGGGATCGATCTGGTCGCGCTTTGCGACAGCGACCCGCGCCGCGCAGCCATGGTTGCCGAGAAGTTTGCCATACCGGTCTGGTTCGATCAGCCCGACGCGTTGTTCGAACATACCCACCTCGATGCGGTGGTAATCGCGACGCCGACCATAACCCACCCGGTGCTATGCCGGCTGGCGCTCGAGAGCGGCGTCGATGTGCTGCTCGAAAAGCCCTTTGCCCGCACCGTTGAGGAGGGTCGCACCATAGTTGAGTCGGTCGAGCGGACCGGACGGCTGCTAATGGTAGCGATGAACCACCGCTTCCGGCCCGATACTGTCCAATTGCGGAGGGTTGTCAAGCGGGGTGAGTTGGGGGCGATCACAATGGTGCGTGCCGGCTGGCTTAAGCGGCTCGGTGTCTGGGGGCGGCCCTACTGGTTCACCGATCCCAGAATGGCAGGCGGAGGAGTGATGTTCGACCTCGGCCTGCAGATGATCGACCTTGCGCTTTTCCTGCTCGACTTTCCCCACGCCACTGCCATAGCAGGAGGCTCGTCGAGCCAGACCCTCGAACTTGCCGTCGAGGATTCCGCCTCAGCCTATATCCGCATTGGCGATGATGTCCCCTTCCTGCTCGAAGTCTCCTGGGCTAACTGCGACGATCACGATAAAGCCTATCTCTGGCTCTCCGGGACGCACGGTGCAGCTGCGCTGAGTCCGCTGCGCATCATCCGCCGTCAAATCGATCAGACGATGAAGACCAACCTGCCTTCATTCGGCGATGAAGTGAAACTCTATCGCAACTCGTTCAAAGCCGAACTGGCGCACTTCCTAAGTTGCGTCCGGACGCGGCAGCAACCGCTTTCGACAGCCGCCGAAGCGTTTGAGGTTCTCGAAGTGATTTCCCGCTGGCAGCAAGTTGCCGGGCTGTGA
- a CDS encoding pre-16S rRNA-processing nuclease YqgF, with product MTPDGPIMGVDYGLKRTGLAVTDPDRRVAVGAGVLNGLKRRELMRTVMRKARERGARTVVIGLPDDGWRDNGLVRSGALRLGAALRGHGFEVIFHSESHTTSSVLRDHKIPGTRLPRQRGWLDEGAAILIVNDYLASLQLQGGAASNLTSHIPQVSPQQSPEIP from the coding sequence ATGACACCGGATGGTCCTATAATGGGCGTTGACTACGGCCTTAAGCGCACCGGCCTGGCGGTTACCGATCCGGATCGCAGAGTAGCGGTCGGTGCCGGTGTATTGAACGGCTTGAAACGCCGGGAGTTGATGCGAACAGTGATGAGAAAGGCACGGGAACGCGGTGCAAGGACGGTGGTCATCGGCTTGCCTGATGATGGCTGGCGGGACAACGGTCTGGTGCGATCCGGGGCGCTACGACTCGGCGCTGCGCTCCGCGGACATGGCTTTGAAGTGATCTTCCATTCCGAGAGTCATACCACCTCCTCAGTGCTGCGCGATCATAAGATACCCGGCACCCGTCTTCCCCGCCAGCGCGGCTGGCTTGACGAAGGCGCGGCGATCCTCATCGTCAACGACTATCTCGCCAGCCTCCAACTGCAAGGTGGCGCTGCATCAAATTTGACATCACACATTCCCCAAGTCTCCCCCCAACAGTCTCCGGAGATACCGTGA
- the lnt gene encoding apolipoprotein N-acyltransferase: protein MKPLLLGAGSGVLLALGLPPLDLSILAWIGLVPLLLALKESPGEAFRSGFVAGFAFNGGALYWLALNSGTHWGAASASMLATVSILATAWGFASRVHVWLTERWGGWALVVLPFAWTTWEGWLGHLGEIAFPWPFLALTQNGFDAILQVMEFTGSAGVTFWVAAVNGAIFAVWQEARLAVRRLGFGLLVMLALIPVAAQWHAYNHYRSGLPLVRVAVIQGNIAPDDKWRLGGDHSLAIYDSLTTIATLKGVDLALWPETAVPDNLLYQSYASEKVLAIADRTGAAIVTGASDYVRDAGRAKPLNASFLVLPQQGIIERGAKKQLVPMGERVPFQWIVPALGDLNLGQAEFLPAPRPTLFSAPVGHSVVRFPTLVCFESAFPGMTADFVRRGANFLTTISNDAWYGRSSEPAQISVLSRFRAIETRRAMARASNCGYSFLCDQLGRVIAETELYRTEWRVAALPLCDDITFYVRHGEVWLKISALIYGLFMIGAGIRTWRRKVSVIVTTLFLVSGTSVRGAEVESIVCKSPEQKVGRITLMSDLRSIPYESGSGAGSVSGHSDAQQRTFALQRLATADSDTTARRQPDGLGNLSLRRSLIITLSTGLVIWSLYTFRGR, encoded by the coding sequence GTGAAACCGTTGTTGCTGGGGGCCGGGAGCGGCGTCCTGTTGGCATTGGGACTGCCGCCGCTCGACCTGTCGATTCTGGCGTGGATCGGGCTGGTGCCGCTATTGTTGGCTTTGAAGGAGTCCCCCGGCGAAGCCTTTCGGAGCGGGTTCGTTGCAGGATTTGCTTTCAACGGGGGGGCACTCTACTGGTTAGCACTTAACAGCGGGACGCATTGGGGCGCGGCATCGGCGTCGATGCTGGCAACGGTTTCGATTTTGGCAACGGCGTGGGGATTTGCATCGCGCGTCCACGTCTGGCTGACCGAAAGGTGGGGCGGTTGGGCTTTGGTCGTTCTTCCGTTCGCCTGGACGACCTGGGAAGGTTGGCTCGGGCACTTGGGCGAGATAGCCTTCCCCTGGCCATTTCTGGCGCTGACCCAGAACGGCTTCGATGCCATTCTTCAAGTGATGGAGTTCACCGGCTCCGCAGGGGTTACGTTCTGGGTCGCGGCGGTAAACGGGGCGATCTTCGCGGTCTGGCAGGAGGCACGTCTCGCGGTTCGCCGGCTTGGATTTGGGCTGTTGGTAATGTTAGCCTTGATCCCGGTAGCGGCGCAGTGGCATGCCTACAACCATTACCGCTCCGGCCTGCCGCTCGTCCGGGTCGCCGTCATTCAAGGCAACATAGCGCCCGACGACAAGTGGAGGCTGGGCGGCGATCACAGCCTCGCGATCTATGACTCGCTGACGACGATTGCCACTTTGAAAGGAGTCGATCTGGCCCTCTGGCCCGAGACGGCGGTGCCGGACAATCTCCTTTATCAGAGTTACGCTTCCGAAAAAGTTCTTGCCATAGCCGACCGAACCGGTGCAGCGATCGTCACCGGCGCTTCGGATTATGTGCGGGATGCCGGTCGGGCAAAGCCGCTTAACGCCTCGTTTCTGGTTCTGCCGCAGCAAGGTATCATCGAGCGCGGTGCCAAGAAACAACTGGTGCCTATGGGGGAGCGGGTGCCGTTTCAGTGGATCGTCCCGGCGCTGGGCGACCTGAATCTCGGTCAGGCAGAGTTCCTTCCGGCGCCGCGACCGACTCTCTTCAGCGCACCGGTAGGACATAGTGTGGTCCGCTTCCCGACCTTGGTCTGCTTCGAGTCGGCATTCCCGGGCATGACCGCAGACTTCGTCCGGCGGGGAGCGAACTTCCTCACGACGATCTCCAACGACGCCTGGTATGGCCGGTCGTCCGAGCCGGCGCAGATTTCGGTTCTAAGCCGGTTTCGCGCCATAGAAACGCGACGGGCAATGGCGCGGGCTTCAAACTGCGGCTACTCATTTCTCTGCGACCAATTGGGCCGCGTCATCGCTGAAACGGAACTCTACCGCACCGAATGGCGGGTCGCGGCACTGCCGCTCTGCGATGATATAACCTTCTATGTCCGCCACGGCGAGGTGTGGCTAAAGATATCGGCGCTGATCTATGGGCTCTTCATGATCGGTGCCGGAATCAGGACTTGGCGTAGAAAAGTGTCAGTCATTGTAACGACCTTGTTTCTTGTGTCCGGCACATCGGTCAGGGGCGCTGAAGTCGAGTCCATCGTTTGCAAGTCTCCGGAACAGAAGGTAGGTCGGATTACCTTGATGTCGGACCTACGCAGCATACCTTATGAATCAGGCTCAGGTGCGGGTTCGGTGTCAGGACATAGCGATGCGCAGCAGCGAACCTTTGCCCTTCAAAGGCTGGCAACCGCCGATTCTGACACTACCGCCCGGAGACAACCCGACGGGCTTGGCAATTTGTCCCTTCGGCGATCACTCATTATCACACTATCCACCGGTTTAGTCATTTGGTCACTATACACCTTTCGCGGTCGTTGA
- the bamD gene encoding outer membrane protein assembly factor BamD: MLIAGCASPPDYSLMEPEPAFRHLQRQMERENYQAAVDGLQFFTLTYSGSSLVDSAQFLLGEAHYGLKEFILAGDSFAEVYRRYPRSPLAPEAMFREGECYYRLSPRFDLDQEMTGRAMEALQSFIDYYPDRRDLVRQAQEMIDACRIKLAQKEHMAGIGYLKTRDYVAAALYFRGVVERYYDTDWAAESAFRLGEALVADGKSDDGAEAYRQFIVKYPDHQMVAKAREALARIKDSER; this comes from the coding sequence ATGCTCATAGCAGGTTGTGCCTCACCACCTGACTACAGTCTGATGGAGCCGGAACCGGCGTTCAGGCACCTGCAGCGTCAGATGGAAAGGGAGAATTATCAAGCCGCAGTCGATGGTTTGCAGTTCTTCACCCTGACCTATTCGGGTTCGTCGCTGGTGGATTCGGCGCAGTTTCTACTCGGCGAAGCGCACTATGGGTTGAAGGAGTTCATCCTGGCCGGGGATTCTTTTGCCGAGGTCTATCGCCGATATCCGCGCAGTCCGCTGGCGCCGGAGGCGATGTTTCGCGAGGGGGAGTGCTATTACCGACTTTCGCCACGCTTTGATCTCGATCAGGAGATGACCGGTCGAGCGATGGAGGCATTGCAGTCGTTCATCGACTACTACCCCGATCGGCGGGATCTCGTCCGCCAGGCGCAAGAGATGATCGATGCCTGCCGGATCAAACTGGCACAGAAGGAACACATGGCCGGGATAGGGTATCTGAAGACGCGCGACTATGTTGCAGCGGCGCTCTACTTTAGAGGTGTCGTCGAGCGTTATTACGATACCGACTGGGCTGCCGAGAGCGCTTTCCGGCTGGGCGAAGCGCTTGTCGCCGACGGCAAATCGGACGATGGTGCTGAAGCCTACCGGCAGTTCATCGTCAAATACCCGGATCACCAAATGGTCGCAAAGGCGCGGGAAGCGCTTGCGCGGATAAAGGATTCGGAAAGGTAG